A genome region from Manihot esculenta cultivar AM560-2 chromosome 5, M.esculenta_v8, whole genome shotgun sequence includes the following:
- the LOC110615741 gene encoding LRR receptor-like serine/threonine-protein kinase SIK1, producing MSKRNSISIPKLFLPFFVAFLELLLGVVDSRTHHGDVRVLKDLKNGLDPRSVALGSCLSSWDFSLDPCDHIFSDQFTCGLRCDLIVSGSFRVTEITLDPVGYSGLLSSVSWNLPYLQTLDISDNSFSGSVPDSFAKLIGLRRLSLSRNSLSGKLPVSLGSLSHLEELYLDNNHLQGPLPSSLNSLVNLKRLEIQGNNFSGELPDLHSLKDLYILDASDNKFSGQLPSTLPMSLVELSMRNNQLKGNLPNNVGDLEYLQVLDLSHNKLSGPMLSVLFDHSSLQQLTLSYNNFTFLQVPGTMGFTSKLIAIDLSNNDLGGLLPAFLGMMPNLSALNLEHNKFTGMIPTQYALKAAVPRAHTSSFERLLLGGNYLFGPIPGPLIGLKPGSVNVSLVDNCLYRCPDIYFFCQGGDQKSLVDCKISGKSIP from the coding sequence ATGTCAAAACGTAATTCAATTTCCATTCCCAAGCTCTTTCTGCCTTTTTTTGTTGCATTTCTGGAATTGTTGCTTGGAGTGGTAGATTCAAGGACTCACCATGGAGACGTACGAGTGCTCAAGGATCTAAAGAATGGATTGGACCCCAGGTCTGTAGCTCTTGGATCTTGCCTGAGCTCATGGGACTTCTCATTAGACCCATGCGACCACATCTTCAGCGACCAATTCACATGCGGTCTCAGGTGCGACCTCATTGTCTCAGGTTCATTTCGAGTCACGGAGATCACTCTTGACCCTGTTGGTTACTCTGGTTTGCTTTCTTCCGTCTCCTGGAACCTCCCTTACTTACAAACCCTTGACATCTCTGATAACTCGTTCTCTGGCTCAGTCCCCGACTCTTTCGCCAAGCTCATTGGTCTTCGTCGGCTTAGTCTCTCCAGAAACTCTCTCTCCGGCAAGTTACCAGTCTCGCTTGGGTCTCTCTCCCACCTGGAAGAGCTCTATCTTGATAACAATCATCTCCAAGGACCCTTACCATCAAGCTTAAACTCTCTTGTAAACTTAAAAAGACTCGAAATCCAAGGAAACAATTTCTCCGGTGAGTTGCCTGATCTGCATTCCCTAAAAGACTTGTACATTCTCGATGCTAGCGATAACAAATTTTCCGGGCAACTTCCTTCGACATTGCCAATGTCTCTTGTCGAGCTCTCTATGCGAAACAACCAATTGAAAGGAAATCTTCCCAACAATGTGGGGGATTTGGAGTATTTACAGGTGTTAGATCTCAGCCACAACAAATTATCTGGGCCAATGTTATCAGTTCTTTTTGACCACAGTTCTCTTCAACAACTCACACTCTCTTACAACAACTTCACGTTCCTGCAAGTTCCAGGAACAATGGGTTTCACAAGCAAACTCATAGCTATCGATTTAAGCAATAATGATCTTGGAGGCCTATTGCCAGCTTTTCTGGGAATGATGCCAAATTTGTCTGCTTTAAATTTAGAGCATAACAAGTTTACAGGAATGATACCTACCCAGTACGCTCTGAAAGCCGCTGTTCCCAGGGCTCATACGTCGTCGTTTGAGAGGCTGTTATTGGGTGGGAACTACTTGTTCGGTCCTATCCCGGGTCCACTAATCGGTTTAAAGCCGGGTTCGGTTAATGTGAGCCTGGTTGATAATTGTTTATACAGGTGTCCTGACATCTATTTCTTTTGCCAAGGTGGGGATCAGAAATCTTTAGTGGATTGTAAGATCTCTGGCAAATCAATTCCTTAA